GTTATTGAATTGCTCGTCATTTGATTTCCGCCGATGTTAAGAGAAAGCGGCGGCAAGGTAATTTGCCCTTGCGAATTAAAGCGAATTTGATACATAAAGCGAGTGGTTGTGGTGTTTTCGGTAGTCCTTCTTCCGTTTACAATTGAAATGTTGGTCGAAGTTGATTGTGTTCTGTTTGCACTCAATACCGAAAAATTCTCGTTTTCGGCAAACTGCGGAATATTTACGGAAACCGCTCCGTTTGTTTGAAGTTCAAGCATAACCGAAGCGACATCGCCGACAGACGCATTTGTGTTGTTTGTTGTCATAGCAAAGCGTCTTACATCTTGGGAAAACACAAGTCCGACAAACAAAATTACTGCAAAAATTATTTTCGCCATTCTCATTTTACCACTCTTTTCCGCCTGCCGCAGGTTGCGCAATTTGTTGAGGCGGTCTTTTCAGTTCGCTTGCGTCGTCGGCAAAAAGTTCAATAAGACGGTTAGCGTCCTCTATTCTTTCTTCCATTTCGCGCTGTTGTTGCTCTCGTTCGCGCTCGCGTTCTTCTTCGTTCTGACGATTTTGCTCGTCGTTGTTCTGCTCGTTTTCATCATTATTTTGCTCGTTTTGGTTGTCGCCGTCTTGGTTTTCATTTTCGTCGTTTTGGTCTTGATTATCGTCGCCGTCTCCGTCTTGATTTTCGTCTTGCTCGTTTTCGGGCAATTCTCTTATTTTGTTCGATAAATTCTCAATTCGCGCCTTTATGTAATTTCTGTGATTTTGCCTTCTCGGCTCTAAATCAAGCGCTTGTGAATAAAATGCGCGCGCGTTTTGGTAGGCAGTCCGCGCTTTGTTAAAATCGGGTTGTGCTTCGTTTTGTGCGAAAAGGTCGCCTATTGCTTCCGAAATCTTTGCTCTCAAATTAAGAACTTGGATATTTTGCTCGCTGTTTTCAAAATTTAATTCGGATAAAATCGCCTCGGTTTCCTCTATTTTTCCCATATACGAAAGCGCAAGGGCTTTATTGAATTTTGCCTCATTGCTTTCGGGATTTCTTTCGACCGCCGCGCTGAAATGCTCAAGCGCCCGCTCGACGTTGCCGCGCCTGAGCGCCGAAGTTCCTCTGTTTGTGAGCGTGCGAAGTTCGTCGGCAAAAGTCATTGCCGAAAACATAAATAATAATGAAATTAAGCACAATTTTATTCTCACTGTTCTATTACCTCCAAGAATTTGCGGATAAAATACGTTTTTTTTGCTCTTAGTTGCAGAATTTTTTGTGGGAAATAGTATTTTCACTCATTATGGAAGCAAAATTTATGGAAATTGCGCTTGAATGCGCTAAAAAAGTCAAAGGAAAGACCGCGCCCAACCCCGCAGTCGGAGCAATTATCGTGAAAGACGAGCAAATCATCGGCAAAGGTGCGACGGGAGCGGTCGGCGAAAACCACGCCGAAATAAACGCGCTTCTTGGCGCGGGCGAACTGAGCGATGGCGCAGATTTATACGTCTCTCTTGAACCGTGCAGTCATTACGGCAAAACTCCGCCTTGCACCGACGCCATAATAAAAGCAGGAATAAAGCGCGTTTTTATCGCCTGCCTTGACCCCAATCCGCAAGTCGCAGGCAGAGGAACAGAAAAATTACGCGCCGCAGGAATAGAAGTTGAAACAGGAATTTTGGCAGATGAAGCAACCCGCTTAAACGAAGATTTTTTTTGGTATATAACGCGCAAAAAACCGTTTGTAGCGGCAAAACTTGCGCTTACATTAGATAACAAAATCGCAGATGATTTCGGCAACTCGCAATGGATAACCTGCGAAAAATCACGCCAACACACGCATTTTCTGCGCTCGATTTATTCGTCGATAGCAGTCGGAAACGGCACGCTTTCGGCAGACAATCCGCAACTTACCGTGCGGGGAATAGAGGGTGCAAAAGACCCTGTCCGTATAGTGTTTGCCTCCGACAAAAACGCAGGACAAGGCAGTTTCTTTCGCCAAAACGCCAAAAATCACCGCTCGATTTTAGTTTTGCGCGGCATCGATAAATATCGTGAAATAGACAAGGACGGCGTAGAAATCTGGGCGACGGGGGAGAGCGATTACAAAGACGTATTTTTGTCTTTTTTGGAGATTGCCGGGAGCGAGGAAATCGACAGTGTTTTATTAGAGGGCGGCTCAAAACTAATCGCAAACGCATTAGAAGCACGCGCAATAAATCGTCTTTTTTTATTTTACGCCACAAAAATTCTCGGCGGAAATGCGCACGGGCTTCAATTAAACAGTCCCCTGCAACTTTCAGCGCCGATAACTTTAGAAAAAACCGAAACGCAAACCCTCGGAAGCGATATTTTGCTGAGCGGACTTGTACGGTATTCGTAGAAAAATAAGCGAAAAAATGTATAGAGCGAAATTTTCTAATGAATTGCAACTTGCAAATTTTGCTCGGCAAGGGCAAACCACTGCCTTAATTCTTCGTTTCTATCCATAAATTTTTATTCCGTCTCTTGTAATTTTTCTTTCCATTGTGGTATCGCTTGCCCTGTCCCAAAAACGATTTTTCTTTAACGCTAATACATCAACGGGTTTTCCTAATCTACGTCTTATTCTTCCAAGATTTACTGCGGTCATAGCGTCTAATTCCCGCATATTTGCATCGTCTTTCATAACAATATAAATGTCAATATCCGAATTTTTATGCGGAGTTCCGTAGGCATACGAGCCGTAAAGATAAATCTGTTCGGTTGGGACATTTTTAATAATTATGTCCTTTAATATCTCTAACTCGTTTTTTATTTTGTCGATATGCGGTTTCATAAATTTACCTACCTCGTTTCTGTTATCTGAAAAATACGTTATTGCAAGAAATGAAAACCGAAAAAAGCGCTTTGTTATGTATTTTTCAAAAAACTAAACAAAAAATAGAATAATCTATCAAATTTCTGAGTTTGTTCAATGCCAAATATTATTTTACATCAGTAAACAAGGTTGTAAAACGAAAATTCTGTTGCGGAGAAGTTTCATTTTGCTTTGAAAAAAATGCACCTCGCTTGAATTTTCGTGGTGTTTTCTTTTTTTCTTCTAGTTGTTTTTTTCGGGCGAATGAAAATTCGCCCCTATTGTTCGGCGCAAATAGTATATTATTGTAAAAAAGGAGAAGTATATGCTTGTAATCAGTCCGACCGAATTCAAAAAAACGCCGGTGAAATACTGTGAAATGGCGACTAATGACAACGTATTTGTGCAATACGCAGATAGTTATATTAAATTAACTTTGGTGAAACGCCTACCCAGAAAGCCAAATAAACCAAATAATCCAAGTCCGAGCGGAGACCCTTGGTTCGACAACCCGCGAAATTTGGCGATAGTTGAAGAAGGTATCAAAAACCTTGGAAAAAAGCAAGGAACTTTAATAAAAGGCGAACATGCCTTAGAAAGATTTCTTGATAGTTTATGATTTACGACCTGTTTATTCCTGACGACATAAAACAACAAATTCGCGAATACAAAAAAGCAGGAAACCTCTCTGCTTACAAAAAAATTGCCGGTTTTCTTTTGGAACTGGAAAGACACCCAAGAAGCGGGACAGGAAAACCTGAACGCTTAAAGTATAAAAAAGGTGAGGTTTGGTCGCGCAGAATAAATCACGAACATCGCCTTGTATATTCGATAATGGACGAAATTATAACCGTTGAAATTATTTCAGCAAAGGGACATTACGAATAAGTAAAAACAAAGCGGAAAAACATGCCGCACCGAGCAATCGGTTAAACAGAAAGGCAAGTTTTTGCCAATAGCGCAGTCGCTTAGTAGGTTTTACCTCGAAAATCGACTGTGCTTTTTTTAATTGTTTATCCTCTCCGCCAACTCAACCAATTCCGCCTCGTATTTCGCCCAATCGGCTTTCGGTTCTTCTGCCACACCGCTTTTTACTGCTGCTTTTGCCACCGCCAAACTTACATCGACCAAAACGCGCGGGTCGAGTGGCTTGGGGATTATGTAATCTTTGCCGAACTCCAGTTTTTCTACGTTGTATGCTTCCAAAACCGACTGTGGGATATCGCCTTTTTTGGTTAGTTTTGCCAATGCGAGAGTTGCGGCGAGTTTCATCTCTTCGTTTATGTCTTTTGCGCAGACGTCTAACGCGCCGCGGAAAATAAAGGGGAAGCCCAAAACGTTGTTTACCTGATTTGGATAATCGCTTCTTCCGGTTGCCATAATGCAATCGGGGAAAACCGATTTTGCGTCTTCGTAAGTTATTTCGGGGTCGGGGTTTGCCATTGCGAAAATAATAGGGTTGGTGTTCATTTTTGATAACATTTCTTTGCTTACAATTCCGCCTGATGACAGTCCCGCAAAACAGTCCGCGCCGACTAATGCCTCGGCGAGAGTGCGCGCGTTGGTTTTGACGGCAAATTCTTCTTTTGGAGTGCCGAGAATGTCTTCGCGACCGTCATAAATCACGCCTTTTCTATCGCACATAAAAAGATTTTCCTTTTTTACGCCAAGCGCAATATAATGCTTTGCGCAACTAACTCCCGCCGCGCCTGTACCGCTGAAAACAACTTTCATTTTGGAAATATCTTTCCCCAAAATTTCTGCCGCGTTAAGAAGAGCCGCCCCCGAAATTATCGCCGTTCCGTGCTGGTCGTCGTGGAAAACGGGGATTTTCATACGTTTTTTAAGTTCGGTCTCTATGTAAAAGCAATCGGGAGCGCTTATATCTTCCAAGTTTATGCCGCCGAAAGTTGGCTCCATTAGAGCAACCGCGTCAATAAATTTATCTTTGTCGCGAGTGTCCAGTTCTATGTCGAAAACGTCGATGTCGGCAAAGCGTTTGAACAGAATTCCCTTGCCTTCCATAACGGGTTTTCCTGCAAGCGCACCAATGTCGCCAAGTCCTAAAACGGCAGTTCCGTTGGTTATAACCGCTACCAAGTTTTGGCGCGCTGTGTAGATA
This genomic stretch from Chitinivibrionia bacterium harbors:
- the ribD gene encoding bifunctional diaminohydroxyphosphoribosylaminopyrimidine deaminase/5-amino-6-(5-phosphoribosylamino)uracil reductase RibD; translated protein: MWEIVFSLIMEAKFMEIALECAKKVKGKTAPNPAVGAIIVKDEQIIGKGATGAVGENHAEINALLGAGELSDGADLYVSLEPCSHYGKTPPCTDAIIKAGIKRVFIACLDPNPQVAGRGTEKLRAAGIEVETGILADEATRLNEDFFWYITRKKPFVAAKLALTLDNKIADDFGNSQWITCEKSRQHTHFLRSIYSSIAVGNGTLSADNPQLTVRGIEGAKDPVRIVFASDKNAGQGSFFRQNAKNHRSILVLRGIDKYREIDKDGVEIWATGESDYKDVFLSFLEIAGSEEIDSVLLEGGSKLIANALEARAINRLFLFYATKILGGNAHGLQLNSPLQLSAPITLEKTETQTLGSDILLSGLVRYS
- a CDS encoding nucleotidyltransferase domain-containing protein: MKPHIDKIKNELEILKDIIIKNVPTEQIYLYGSYAYGTPHKNSDIDIYIVMKDDANMRELDAMTAVNLGRIRRRLGKPVDVLALKKNRFWDRASDTTMERKITRDGIKIYG
- a CDS encoding Txe/YoeB family addiction module toxin, giving the protein MIYDLFIPDDIKQQIREYKKAGNLSAYKKIAGFLLELERHPRSGTGKPERLKYKKGEVWSRRINHEHRLVYSIMDEIITVEIISAKGHYE